Within the Candidatus Binatia bacterium genome, the region CACCACAGTGCGCAGAGCGTCGATGTCCTCCAGCGGGTTTCCTTTCACTGCGATGAAGTCCGCCGGAAAGCCGGCCTTGATGGGGCCGCGCTTTTCGTAGATGTCTGAAACCTTGTAGCCATTCGTGGTCATTATCTTTAGGATTTCCTTGTCTGGAATCGCCGCTGCCTTCCAACTCTTCAAGAAATTGATGACTACCTCGCCGCGTGTCATGCCGGGAACGTAGTAGTCCGCGTCCGTGGAGAACGCCATTTTGACGCCGCTCGCGTAGGCGCTCTTGATGCCGGCAACAGTGCGATCAAACGCCGCTTGCGAGCTGCGATATTCCGTGAAAGGGGTTTCGGTGCCCACGCGCCAGATTCCTTTCTTTGCCATCTGCTTGTGCAGTTCGTCGGTGAGCGCGTTCCCATGCTCGATGGACCAGATGCCGGCCTCGATGGCCCGCCGCGCACCCTCTTCCGTCTGCACGTGTCCGGCTACCTTCAGGCCGCCGGCGTTGGCTGCCTCTTTGATGAAGAGCTTCATGTCCTCCACGGAATACGGATACGGCTTGCAATCGACGCAGATCTTGATCACCTTGGCGCCGAAGAGCACGTTCTGGCGAACTGCCTTGATGATCTCGTCGGGCGTGTCGGCGTCGAGATACTCGGGATAGACGATATTGTGTTCCTTGACCATTTCGGGCGTGGGAAAGAACTGGCCACCGATCCCGCCAATGATGATCCCCGAATTGATGACGGTTGGTCCCGGTATCCAGCCCTGTTCAATGGCGACGCGCAAAGCAGTGTCGGCATAGAGTCCGTTATTGCCGAGGTCGCGCACGACGGTGAAGCCTGAAGAGAGCATCTGCATGCCATTGGAGGCGGCCTGGATCGCGCGCAGCGCGGTCGAGTCCTGGACGTAGGTGTAGTAATAAACGTCGTTCTCCGGGACCTTTTTATAAGTGAGCGCCAGGTGGTTATGGGCGTCGACCAGCCCGGGCAGCACGGAATAGGCGGAAAGGTCGATCACTTCGGCGCCAGTCGGAACCGCTACATCGCTGCCGATCGCCACGATCCTGCCGTCTCTTACGGCGATCATCTGATTGGCAGTGGCGGTACCGGTTTCGGGATCGATCAACCGGCCGACGCGGATTACGTAAGCGGTCCCGGCGCTCGAGGGGAGCGCTGCAGGTGGCTGCTGCGCCACTCCTATCTGAACAAGAAAAACCACGCAGAGGAACAGCACCAGGCGTCTGGCCATAAAGTTCTCCTTGATGTTGGTGTGCACGCAGCTCGCGAAGGGGCAGAGTATTCTCCTCCGAGTGGGAGCGCAAACGAGGCTCACTTGG harbors:
- a CDS encoding amidohydrolase family protein, encoding MARRLVLFLCVVFLVQIGVAQQPPAALPSSAGTAYVIRVGRLIDPETGTATANQMIAVRDGRIVAIGSDVAVPTGAEVIDLSAYSVLPGLVDAHNHLALTYKKVPENDVYYYTYVQDSTALRAIQAASNGMQMLSSGFTVVRDLGNNGLYADTALRVAIEQGWIPGPTVINSGIIIGGIGGQFFPTPEMVKEHNIVYPEYLDADTPDEIIKAVRQNVLFGAKVIKICVDCKPYPYSVEDMKLFIKEAANAGGLKVAGHVQTEEGARRAIEAGIWSIEHGNALTDELHKQMAKKGIWRVGTETPFTEYRSSQAAFDRTVAGIKSAYASGVKMAFSTDADYYVPGMTRGEVVINFLKSWKAAAIPDKEILKIMTTNGYKVSDIYEKRGPIKAGFPADFIAVKGNPLEDIDALRTVVFVMKDGLVFKRDGVMTPEKFLHGGPVNGWRIH